Proteins encoded together in one Chitinophaga sp. LS1 window:
- a CDS encoding S8/S53 family peptidase yields the protein MKPIYPILCLLALSACSRKDTLPTINNSNPDTIIPKSAINDFIEQRLKEEDHFDWAMANDSMLWSALIQSDSVLSIGYNTGDKEKVLKVVKEHEGALIYPFKEGKLPFLNLKVGNYATIKALRGFVRYADPIGYGAYSQANARPASSLLNFGCGSNTAQTNIKYTSILPAAKQSWNYTYHHIPEAWAQSTGANIKVMIIDTGISDAQENLGSAFNQGYSSGRSIARAVTYSGATTNDDCGHGTSMAGVLAGPRGTDGNTAGIAYNCNLLMVHAAENVVILSSKSVNGVTDAYVLGADDPDVKIISMSLGTIFSYGQIKDAIAYADSKQKLMFCAAGTSFSFFASFVGVIFPANQPQVHAVTGVKDNLTTRCDDCHVGSKVDFTIVMEKASNGLHPLSIAMSGDVPSTVGGSSVATASCSAIAALIWSKNPGYPRDSIISKMQRAGTYPVTRNSSFGWGIVNVATALSL from the coding sequence ATGAAACCCATCTACCCTATTCTGTGCCTGCTGGCACTCAGCGCCTGTTCCCGGAAGGATACGCTTCCCACTATCAACAATTCAAATCCTGACACGATTATTCCGAAATCTGCTATCAATGATTTTATTGAACAACGACTTAAAGAGGAGGATCATTTCGACTGGGCCATGGCCAATGATAGTATGTTGTGGAGTGCATTGATTCAGTCAGATAGTGTATTAAGTATAGGCTATAATACCGGCGATAAGGAGAAAGTATTAAAAGTGGTAAAGGAACATGAAGGCGCGCTTATTTATCCATTTAAAGAAGGGAAATTGCCATTTCTTAACTTGAAAGTGGGTAATTATGCTACGATCAAAGCACTGCGTGGATTTGTTCGCTATGCAGATCCTATTGGCTATGGTGCTTATAGTCAGGCTAATGCAAGGCCTGCCAGTAGCTTATTGAATTTCGGCTGCGGGAGTAATACAGCCCAAACGAATATTAAATATACTTCGATACTCCCTGCAGCCAAGCAATCCTGGAATTACACTTATCACCACATTCCTGAGGCATGGGCACAATCTACAGGAGCAAATATCAAGGTTATGATTATTGATACGGGTATCAGTGATGCGCAGGAAAACTTAGGCTCCGCATTCAATCAGGGTTACTCTTCGGGACGAAGCATTGCACGTGCGGTGACATATTCCGGTGCTACCACCAATGACGATTGCGGGCATGGTACCAGTATGGCGGGTGTACTGGCAGGACCTCGGGGCACAGATGGCAATACTGCTGGCATTGCCTACAATTGTAATCTGCTCATGGTACATGCGGCTGAAAATGTGGTGATCCTCTCTTCAAAATCTGTAAATGGTGTAACTGATGCTTATGTACTGGGTGCAGATGATCCGGATGTAAAGATCATCAGTATGAGTTTGGGTACCATCTTTAGCTATGGTCAGATCAAGGATGCGATTGCTTATGCTGATAGCAAACAGAAATTGATGTTCTGTGCCGCAGGTACTTCATTTTCATTCTTTGCAAGTTTTGTGGGAGTGATCTTTCCGGCTAACCAGCCACAGGTACATGCTGTAACGGGGGTGAAAGATAACCTGACCACACGTTGTGACGACTGTCACGTAGGGAGCAAAGTAGATTTTACAATAGTGATGGAAAAAGCCAGTAACGGTTTGCATCCATTGAGTATTGCGATGAGCGGGGATGTACCTTCCACAGTAGGCGGGTCTTCTGTAGCAACGGCAAGTTGTTCTGCCATCGCAGCATTGATATGGAGTAAAAACCCGGGTTATCCAAGAGATAGCATTATCAGCAAGATGCAGAGAGCAGGCACCTACCCTGTGACCCGCAATAGTTCTTTTGGCTGGGGGATAGTGAATGTCGCTACGGCCTTATCGCTTTAG
- a CDS encoding LytTR family DNA-binding domain-containing protein — protein MNDILFVEAMENYAAIHVPDRKIITHLTLKMLQEHLPATSFVQPHKSYLVAIDKINSIEGNTLYVGAFQIPVSKYQKEETLQRILHNRFLKR, from the coding sequence GTGAATGACATTCTCTTTGTCGAAGCCATGGAGAATTATGCTGCTATTCACGTACCTGACAGAAAGATCATCACACACCTTACATTAAAGATGTTGCAGGAGCACCTGCCCGCAACATCTTTTGTACAACCACACAAGTCTTACCTGGTGGCCATCGACAAAATCAATAGTATTGAAGGTAACACGCTGTATGTAGGTGCTTTCCAGATTCCAGTTTCCAAATATCAGAAGGAAGAAACACTACAACGCATTTTACATAATCGTTTCCTAAAGCGATAA
- a CDS encoding SDR family NAD(P)-dependent oxidoreductase, with protein MSKTVLILGANSDVAKEATLLYLEKGYQVIAASRSTAAIESFMEAKKVSDSRLTICYFDAIAFETHVAFYASLPAKPHIVVYSAGFQVTNEQALTDWEGCYRMMQVHYAGAVSIINIIVNDKGNEHLERIIGLSSLSGVRGRKSNFIYGSTKAAFTQYLAGMRQYLFARKVVVNVIVAGYIRSKMTAGLDLPESLLMEPSFIANEIVNAGNGFTIVPGIKWKLIYQVLRLMPEKLAARLP; from the coding sequence ATGTCCAAAACTGTATTGATCCTCGGCGCCAATTCTGATGTAGCGAAAGAAGCTACATTATTATATCTCGAAAAAGGGTATCAGGTGATAGCAGCCTCCCGTAGTACAGCAGCAATAGAATCGTTTATGGAAGCGAAGAAGGTTTCTGATAGCCGGTTGACTATCTGTTATTTTGATGCCATTGCTTTTGAAACACATGTGGCTTTCTACGCTTCATTGCCTGCAAAACCCCATATCGTTGTATATTCAGCCGGTTTTCAGGTAACGAATGAACAGGCCCTGACAGATTGGGAAGGTTGTTATCGGATGATGCAGGTACACTATGCCGGCGCTGTATCCATCATTAATATCATTGTAAATGACAAGGGGAATGAGCACCTGGAACGGATCATCGGGCTATCCTCGTTATCAGGTGTACGTGGACGAAAAAGTAACTTTATTTACGGTAGTACAAAAGCAGCATTTACCCAATATCTGGCAGGGATGAGACAATATTTGTTTGCCAGAAAGGTCGTGGTAAATGTGATAGTAGCAGGCTATATCCGTAGCAAGATGACGGCCGGACTTGACCTCCCGGAGTCTTTATTAATGGAACCTTCGTTTATTGCGAATGAAATTGTAAATGCAGGTAATGGGTTTACGATTGTACCGGGCATAAAATGGAAATTAATATATCAGGTATTGAGATTGATGCCTGAAAAGTTGGCGGCGAGATTGCCATAG